A window from Actimicrobium sp. CCC2.4 encodes these proteins:
- a CDS encoding sensor histidine kinase codes for MDGFKKRLNESVQFKLSFSLSLAILVIAILAGSFSFVSAFDEAHELQDDMLRQVAALFDRQHLPLAHLGDDGRAKDSDEESRVIVQYLDDGSKAAATGDIGAPLPLPATLSDGLHTLDVSGETFRVLVKTTSNHERIAVAQETGIRDEIARASAVHTLMPLLILVPILLLIVADLVRKLFLPIAALSAEIDRRSEQELHPIEEIHLPAEVRPFVVAINRLLVRVEQSMETQRRFVADAAHELRSPMTALSLQSERLARAEMSEQAHERLVTLRLGIERGRNLLDQLLSLARAQTVSTAPEAPVSVQHVYRRVLEDILPLAEARHIDICVDGEQDATVWVSEPDLIAVIRNLVDNAIRYTPEGGTVDLSVTTEDGQAILRIQDSGPGIQAAERQRVFDPFYRTLGSDQAGSGLGLAIVKAITDRIGAKIQLAFADEVRHSGLRVCVCVSLVNPSHRDPVRMNTEVVVV; via the coding sequence ATGGATGGTTTCAAAAAACGTCTGAACGAATCGGTTCAGTTCAAGCTGTCCTTTTCGCTATCGCTGGCTATTTTGGTCATTGCGATACTGGCGGGATCATTTTCCTTCGTGTCGGCATTTGACGAAGCGCATGAGTTGCAAGACGACATGCTGCGGCAGGTTGCGGCACTCTTCGACCGGCAACACCTCCCGCTGGCCCATCTCGGGGACGATGGCCGCGCCAAAGACAGCGATGAGGAGTCCCGTGTCATCGTTCAATATCTTGACGATGGCAGCAAGGCTGCCGCCACAGGAGACATTGGCGCACCGCTACCTTTGCCGGCAACTCTCTCCGACGGCTTGCATACGCTGGACGTCAGCGGCGAGACGTTTCGTGTGCTGGTCAAAACGACGTCCAATCACGAACGGATCGCCGTCGCGCAGGAAACGGGTATCCGCGATGAGATTGCACGCGCCAGTGCCGTGCATACCCTGATGCCGCTGTTGATTCTGGTGCCCATCCTGCTGCTGATCGTGGCTGACCTGGTGCGTAAGCTGTTTTTACCGATCGCTGCGTTGTCTGCAGAAATTGACCGGCGATCCGAACAGGAATTACATCCCATCGAAGAAATCCATCTTCCCGCCGAAGTACGCCCGTTCGTGGTGGCGATCAACCGCCTGCTCGTACGCGTTGAGCAATCGATGGAAACGCAGCGCCGGTTTGTCGCGGATGCCGCCCATGAGCTACGCTCTCCAATGACCGCGTTGTCGCTGCAATCAGAGCGACTGGCCCGGGCGGAAATGTCCGAGCAGGCACATGAGCGCTTAGTCACCCTGCGTCTAGGCATAGAGCGCGGTCGCAACCTGCTGGATCAACTCCTCAGCTTGGCCAGGGCACAGACTGTTTCCACTGCACCCGAAGCGCCGGTATCGGTGCAGCACGTCTACCGCCGTGTGCTGGAAGACATCCTGCCATTGGCAGAAGCCAGGCATATCGATATCTGTGTCGACGGCGAGCAAGACGCCACAGTCTGGGTCAGCGAGCCAGATCTGATTGCCGTGATCAGGAATTTAGTCGATAACGCCATTCGCTACACGCCAGAGGGCGGAACAGTCGATCTTTCTGTCACCACTGAAGACGGCCAGGCTATCTTGCGCATCCAGGATTCGGGGCCAGGCATTCAAGCCGCCGAGCGACAACGGGTATTTGACCCGTTCTATCGCACACTCGGGAGTGATCAAGCTGGATCAGGTCTGGGTCTTGCCATCGTCAAGGCAATCACTGACCGGATTGGCGCGAAGATTCAGTTAGCGTTTGCAGATGAGGTGAGGCATTCAGGCTTGCGTGTCTGCGTATGCGTTTCGCTGGTTAATCCGTCTCATCGCGATCCTGTGAGAATGAACACTGAAGTCGTGGTTGTTTAG
- a CDS encoding AAA domain-containing protein, whose translation MRALLQLEQKEDQAQFKLNNASATIKERRRRGLTWYPVTITREDIGFGGKVVLELERPAHRQDLHLFQVGKNASLFSDAPGNSGHDRPVLSGVVTGVRRNKLLLATTKEVLPDWALDGSTLGIDLTFDEVSYREMNQALSAVMLAHGNRLAVLRDVLLGARPASFREHKADDLFYPSALNDSQLAAVRHVVSAQDVAIIHGPPGTGKTTTLVQAILETIRRERRVLVSASSNTAVDLLTEKLAERGVNVIRIGNPSRVSDLLLQHTLDARVMAHASYSKMHAMRQTAEQHRQTANEHVRHFGVEERQHRQWLREEARTLRQAADDLERFITEDVLESVQVITCTLVGASNRHFRHLIFETVFIDEAAQALEPGCWIPIARGQRIVLAGDHHQLPPTVKSEKAAREGLRETLFEKCIQRQPQTARMLTVQYRMHEQIMGFSSEKFYGSQLVPHPTVRHAGLAAYDPRFAPDLPMEFIDTAGYGFLEVTIPESRSTANPKEADLLLQRLAQLLEPYAATEPQQTPLTIGVIAPYRAQINYLKDAIEDNAALNDLLLQRRLSVGTVDSFQGQERDIIAISLTRSNTQGEIGFLSDIRRMNVGMTRARRKLLLVGDSSTLCRHPFFMDLLTYVKRIGGYFKVAG comes from the coding sequence GTGCGTGCACTCTTACAACTTGAACAAAAGGAAGACCAAGCACAGTTCAAACTGAACAATGCCAGTGCAACCATCAAGGAACGCCGTCGGCGTGGCTTGACCTGGTACCCCGTCACCATCACCCGGGAAGACATCGGTTTTGGTGGCAAAGTGGTCCTGGAGCTAGAGCGCCCTGCGCATCGGCAAGACCTGCACTTGTTTCAGGTAGGCAAAAATGCTTCGTTGTTCAGTGACGCGCCAGGCAACTCAGGGCATGACCGACCAGTACTGAGCGGCGTCGTGACGGGCGTGCGGCGCAACAAGCTGCTGCTGGCCACCACCAAAGAAGTGCTGCCCGACTGGGCATTGGACGGCAGCACACTGGGCATTGACCTCACCTTTGACGAGGTGAGCTACCGCGAGATGAACCAGGCCCTGAGCGCGGTCATGCTTGCCCACGGCAACCGCCTAGCCGTACTGCGCGACGTGCTGCTGGGTGCCAGGCCGGCCAGCTTTCGCGAGCACAAAGCCGACGACCTTTTTTACCCCAGTGCGCTCAATGACTCGCAGCTGGCGGCTGTGCGCCATGTGGTTTCGGCCCAAGACGTGGCCATCATCCATGGCCCGCCCGGCACGGGGAAAACCACCACGCTGGTACAAGCCATTCTGGAAACCATCCGGCGCGAGCGGCGCGTGCTGGTGAGCGCCTCTTCCAACACTGCCGTGGACCTGCTGACCGAAAAGTTGGCCGAGCGCGGTGTCAACGTGATCCGCATTGGCAACCCCAGCCGCGTGTCGGACTTGCTGCTCCAGCACACCCTCGATGCACGCGTGATGGCCCATGCCAGCTACAGCAAGATGCATGCGATGCGCCAAACAGCTGAGCAGCACCGCCAAACTGCCAACGAACACGTACGCCACTTTGGTGTCGAGGAGCGTCAGCATCGCCAATGGCTGAGGGAAGAAGCGCGCACGCTGCGCCAAGCCGCCGACGATTTGGAGCGCTTTATCACCGAGGACGTGCTCGAATCGGTGCAAGTGATTACCTGCACGCTGGTCGGTGCCAGCAACCGCCACTTTCGCCACCTGATCTTTGAAACCGTCTTCATTGACGAAGCCGCCCAGGCCCTGGAGCCGGGTTGCTGGATTCCCATTGCCAGGGGCCAGCGCATTGTTTTGGCAGGCGATCACCACCAGCTACCGCCCACGGTGAAAAGCGAAAAAGCCGCCCGCGAAGGCTTGCGCGAAACCTTGTTTGAAAAGTGTATCCAGCGACAGCCGCAGACGGCCCGCATGCTCACCGTGCAATACCGCATGCACGAGCAGATCATGGGCTTCAGCTCGGAGAAGTTCTACGGAAGCCAACTGGTGCCGCACCCGACCGTACGCCATGCAGGTTTAGCCGCTTACGACCCGCGTTTTGCACCCGACCTGCCGATGGAATTCATCGACACGGCCGGTTATGGCTTTCTGGAGGTCACTATTCCCGAAAGCCGTTCAACGGCCAACCCCAAAGAAGCCGACTTGCTGCTGCAGCGCCTTGCGCAACTGCTTGAACCCTACGCCGCAACTGAACCCCAACAGACCCCGCTCACCATCGGCGTGATTGCACCGTACCGCGCCCAAATCAACTACTTGAAGGACGCTATCGAAGACAACGCCGCGCTCAATGATTTGCTGCTGCAACGCAGGCTCAGCGTGGGCACCGTCGATTCGTTTCAGGGCCAGGAGCGCGACATCATTGCCATTTCATTGACACGCAGCAATACCCAGGGCGAGATCGGCTTCCTCTCCGACATCCGCCGCATGAACGTGGGCATGACCCGCGCACGGCGCAAGCTGTTGCTGGTCGGCGACTCTTCCACGCTCTGTCGCCATCCGTTTTTTATGGACTTGTTGACCTATGTCAAGCGCATAGGAGGCTATTTCAAAGTCGCTGGATGA
- a CDS encoding chorismate mutase: MKKYREEIDRIDDALFSALAMRFQITDKVGALKKAEKLPPVDPQREAEQEKRLLEIAKRAGLREDIARSFLRFIIDTVVEDHKKAK, translated from the coding sequence TTGAAAAAATATCGTGAAGAAATAGACCGAATCGACGATGCGCTTTTTAGCGCCCTTGCGATGCGATTTCAAATAACGGATAAGGTTGGGGCGCTAAAAAAAGCGGAAAAACTACCTCCGGTTGACCCACAGCGAGAGGCCGAGCAAGAAAAAAGACTGCTAGAGATCGCGAAGAGAGCAGGACTGCGGGAGGACATAGCGCGCTCATTCCTCCGTTTCATCATTGACACCGTTGTGGAAGACCACAAGAAGGCTAAATAA
- a CDS encoding DUF4148 domain-containing protein, which produces MNTKKFVMTIALGTLMTAASVGAMAANTGFDETGSQWLKEVRNTPSTVTRAEIKNQVLMARQQGTLAISNTTYPVRAASNATPRTRSAVHAEAIQSVQNGQTSDLYTGG; this is translated from the coding sequence ATGAACACCAAAAAATTCGTAATGACAATCGCCCTGGGTACCCTGATGACCGCCGCTTCGGTCGGCGCTATGGCTGCCAATACGGGCTTCGATGAAACCGGTTCGCAATGGCTGAAAGAAGTCAGGAACACCCCATCGACCGTGACCCGCGCAGAAATAAAAAACCAGGTTCTCATGGCCCGCCAGCAAGGCACGCTCGCCATCAGCAATACGACTTACCCTGTGAGGGCGGCATCGAACGCAACGCCGCGGACCCGTTCTGCTGTTCACGCCGAAGCAATTCAGTCGGTACAGAACGGCCAAACTTCTGACCTCTACACTGGTGGCTAA
- a CDS encoding copper-binding protein translates to MKPISLLAAALLMSLTVPFALAQTSTGASTTSATAAVAAKPTPDTNPMTQGEVQKIDKNTGRITIKHGPLLNLGMPGMTMVFRVKDPAMLDKVKPTDKIRFSAEKMNGALTVVAIETSLPK, encoded by the coding sequence ATGAAACCAATTTCCCTGCTCGCCGCCGCGCTGCTGATGTCACTGACAGTCCCTTTTGCGTTAGCACAAACGTCCACCGGCGCCAGCACAACCTCCGCTACTGCCGCTGTTGCCGCCAAACCGACGCCGGACACCAACCCTATGACTCAGGGAGAAGTTCAAAAAATCGATAAAAATACCGGAAGAATTACTATCAAGCATGGGCCGTTGTTAAATCTTGGCATGCCGGGCATGACGATGGTGTTTCGGGTCAAGGATCCGGCCATGTTGGATAAAGTCAAACCCACCGATAAAATTCGTTTTAGCGCAGAAAAAATGAACGGTGCTTTGACCGTCGTGGCGATTGAAACTAGCTTACCGAAGTAA
- a CDS encoding SHOCT domain-containing protein, with protein sequence MMNGQSWAGMGAGMGIGMIGMAIFCMLIIVLIVVLVARMLGFGGRADKKPQKTALDILQDRYAAGEIQRDEYEQKKSSLDN encoded by the coding sequence ATGATGAATGGACAAAGCTGGGCCGGTATGGGAGCAGGAATGGGTATCGGCATGATCGGGATGGCGATTTTCTGTATGTTGATTATTGTCTTGATCGTCGTGCTGGTAGCACGAATGCTCGGTTTCGGTGGCAGAGCCGACAAGAAGCCGCAGAAAACTGCGCTGGACATCCTTCAGGATCGCTACGCCGCCGGCGAAATTCAACGTGACGAATATGAGCAGAAAAAAAGCAGTCTTGACAACTGA
- the gfa gene encoding S-(hydroxymethyl)glutathione synthase, producing MSVQIHPAVDHGIKPALAGFSGGKLVCACVDHPVEVTITSQTAHNHVCGCSKCWKPDGSLFAQIAVVSRDAVSVTANADKLEIIDSSMTIQRHACKGCGVHMIGRIENTAHAFFGLDFVHTERSPETGWAAPGFAAFVSSIIESGAAPDQMETVRGRLVELDLPPYDCLSPALMDVIATHAAKSR from the coding sequence ATGTCTGTTCAAATCCACCCCGCCGTAGATCACGGCATCAAGCCTGCACTCGCGGGGTTTTCCGGTGGCAAGCTGGTGTGCGCTTGCGTCGATCATCCGGTCGAGGTCACCATCACCTCGCAAACCGCCCATAACCACGTCTGCGGATGCTCCAAATGCTGGAAGCCGGACGGTTCGCTGTTCGCACAGATCGCCGTTGTGTCGCGTGACGCGGTCTCCGTGACTGCCAATGCCGACAAGCTGGAGATCATTGACTCTTCGATGACCATCCAGCGCCATGCCTGTAAAGGTTGCGGCGTGCACATGATCGGTCGCATCGAAAATACCGCCCATGCGTTTTTCGGTCTGGATTTTGTGCATACGGAACGCTCACCCGAAACCGGTTGGGCCGCCCCAGGCTTCGCCGCCTTTGTCTCGTCGATTATCGAGTCCGGTGCCGCTCCCGATCAGATGGAAACCGTTCGTGGTCGTCTCGTAGAACTTGATTTGCCGCCGTATGACTGCCTGTCACCCGCACTGATGGATGTCATTGCGACCCACGCCGCCAAGTCCAGATAA